A region of Paraburkholderia sp. BL23I1N1 DNA encodes the following proteins:
- a CDS encoding 3-keto-5-aminohexanoate cleavage protein codes for MNFLDGSLYPENQQPLIITAAPYAPGWLPSDFPEDIPVTMEQQIQKAVDCYNAGATVLHLHVRELDGKGSKRLSKFNELIAGVRARVPEMIIQVGGSISFAPETEGAAAKWLSDDTRHMLAELDPKPDQVTVTINTSQMNVTEHAELADFKGTSRENPAIYNAYKEMTVPAQPGWAEEHIRRLSEAGIQSAFQCYNINSFESVERLIRRGIYKGPLVMNWVAISGGMDAPNIYNLANFVRATPDGAVLTVESSVRNVLPVNMMGIALGLHVRCGTEDCLWNQARTKKMSSVEQIEQLVRISREFGREVATAQEAREISKIGVFYDTAEETLLANGFAPNRNGGNQGFLRKAV; via the coding sequence ATGAATTTTCTCGACGGTTCCCTCTACCCCGAAAACCAGCAACCCCTGATCATCACGGCTGCACCCTATGCCCCAGGATGGCTGCCCTCAGATTTTCCCGAAGACATCCCGGTCACGATGGAGCAGCAGATCCAGAAGGCCGTGGATTGCTATAACGCCGGCGCCACCGTGTTGCACCTGCACGTGCGCGAACTCGACGGCAAGGGCAGCAAGCGCCTGTCGAAGTTCAACGAGCTGATCGCCGGCGTACGCGCCCGCGTGCCCGAGATGATCATCCAGGTGGGTGGTTCGATCAGCTTCGCGCCTGAGACCGAAGGTGCCGCGGCCAAATGGCTGAGCGACGACACGCGCCACATGCTGGCCGAGCTCGATCCCAAGCCGGATCAGGTTACGGTAACGATCAACACCTCGCAGATGAACGTTACCGAACATGCGGAGCTGGCGGATTTCAAGGGCACATCGAGAGAAAATCCGGCGATCTACAACGCCTACAAGGAGATGACCGTGCCGGCTCAGCCTGGCTGGGCCGAGGAGCACATTCGCCGTCTGAGCGAAGCCGGCATTCAGAGCGCCTTCCAGTGCTACAACATCAACAGCTTCGAGTCGGTGGAGCGGTTGATCCGGCGTGGCATCTATAAGGGCCCGCTGGTGATGAACTGGGTGGCGATCAGCGGCGGTATGGACGCACCGAATATCTACAACCTGGCCAACTTTGTGCGTGCTACGCCGGACGGCGCAGTACTGACGGTAGAGAGCTCAGTGCGCAACGTACTGCCGGTCAACATGATGGGCATTGCTCTGGGGCTGCACGTGCGCTGCGGCACCGAGGACTGTCTCTGGAACCAGGCGCGCACGAAGAAGATGAGCTCAGTCGAGCAGATCGAGCAACTGGTGCGCATTTCGCGCGAGTTCGGCCGCGAGGTGGCCACCGCCCAGGAGGCGCGCGAAATCAGCAAGATCGGCGTGTTCTACGACACGGCGGAAGAGACCCTGCTGGCCAACGGCTTCGCGCCCAACCGCAACGGTGGTAACCAGGGCTTCCTGCGCAAGGCCGTCTGA
- a CDS encoding SDR family NAD(P)-dependent oxidoreductase produces the protein MRFTGKTALVTGGNSGIGFTAAQLLIAEGARVAITGRDRAKLDQAVSELGENALGIQADLDDETAIESMFKQIQAAFGSLDIVFANAGISGPTPLGGTTAAAFEAILRTNLTAVFLTVQSALPLMSAGGSIVLNGSVMRELGSPGSAAYSATKAGVTGMAKVFASELVQRGIRVNTVIPGGTRTPIWTRGARAGATIDGTEEAALAPRIPMARLAAPEEVAKAVLFLASDDASGITAAEIVVDGGTIGAPWGAAMFRKG, from the coding sequence ATGCGTTTTACTGGAAAGACAGCGCTCGTCACTGGCGGCAACAGTGGCATTGGCTTTACTGCGGCGCAGCTTTTGATCGCCGAAGGCGCGCGTGTTGCGATCACCGGCCGCGATCGTGCAAAACTGGATCAGGCAGTATCCGAGCTCGGCGAAAACGCGCTTGGCATTCAGGCCGATCTCGACGATGAAACCGCGATCGAGTCGATGTTCAAGCAGATCCAGGCGGCATTCGGGTCCCTCGACATCGTGTTCGCCAACGCCGGAATCTCCGGTCCGACCCCGCTCGGCGGCACGACCGCTGCTGCATTTGAGGCGATTCTTCGCACCAATCTCACCGCTGTTTTTCTCACGGTTCAATCGGCTCTGCCGTTGATGAGCGCCGGAGGCTCGATCGTATTGAACGGCTCCGTGATGCGCGAGCTGGGCTCGCCCGGGTCGGCCGCTTATTCCGCAACGAAGGCGGGCGTCACCGGCATGGCAAAGGTGTTTGCCTCCGAACTCGTGCAGCGTGGCATTCGCGTCAACACCGTGATTCCCGGTGGCACGCGCACACCGATCTGGACGCGCGGCGCACGGGCCGGCGCAACGATCGACGGGACCGAAGAAGCAGCGCTCGCGCCGCGCATTCCGATGGCTCGCCTCGCGGCACCTGAAGAAGTTGCCAAGGCCGTGCTTTTCCTCGCGTCCGACGATGCTTCGGGAATCACGGCGGCGGAAATCGTTGTCGACGGCGGCACGATCGGTGCGCCATGGGGAGCGGCTATGTTCCGCAAGGGGTGA
- a CDS encoding TetR/AcrR family transcriptional regulator, whose product MGYSQAQKAESRQRVLENASRQIREHGIEALGVADCMRSAGLTHGAFYGHFSSRDALILEALEHAVSQSEKRIASHVTSSGKRGETPLQSIAEIFLNERHLKNPGNGCALCALAGEARHANPDVRELLTGYVRKLASKITQAASSDSKDAGLGIVAAIVGAITLARAVDDDKLAKSILSASLALVMKS is encoded by the coding sequence ATGGGTTATTCGCAGGCACAAAAGGCTGAGAGCAGGCAGCGGGTTCTGGAGAACGCGTCACGCCAGATTCGCGAACACGGCATCGAGGCGCTCGGTGTCGCCGACTGCATGCGCAGCGCGGGGCTTACGCACGGTGCGTTTTACGGTCATTTTTCGTCGCGTGATGCGTTGATCCTGGAGGCGCTCGAGCACGCGGTTAGCCAGAGCGAGAAACGCATTGCGTCTCACGTAACCAGTTCGGGAAAGCGTGGGGAAACGCCTCTGCAGTCGATTGCCGAGATTTTCCTCAATGAGCGTCACCTGAAGAATCCCGGCAATGGATGCGCGCTATGCGCACTCGCCGGGGAAGCGCGGCATGCGAATCCGGACGTCAGGGAATTGCTTACAGGTTACGTGCGCAAACTGGCGTCAAAAATAACGCAAGCCGCATCCAGCGATAGCAAAGACGCTGGCCTGGGTATCGTCGCGGCCATTGTGGGGGCCATTACGCTTGCGCGCGCCGTTGACGACGACAAACTGGCGAAATCAATTCTCTCCGCGTCGCTCGCGCTGGTCATGAAAAGCTGA
- a CDS encoding phospholipase C, producing the protein MLWRRIAFISLTAVALATTAAWSASEDHDGDQHGSRRDEVHTATPIKHLVVIYGENVSFDHYFATYPHAANPSGEPAFSAQAGTPEVNGLSGTLLTANPNSTNSANGTGAANPFRLDRTQAATADQNHAYTAEQQAYDNGRADLFPEFTGRGTSGGAGAFGTAGQVMGYYDGNTVTALWNYAQNFAMSDSAYTSTYGPSTPGALEVVSGQTNGMKVVLTSKQPSTAGSYYVNDGQGGFTMINDVDPAYDLCSSTTDTAQMTGKNIGDLLNARNISWGGFMGGFNLSTTNSNGTTACKRSTTSQVVGAATADYIPHHNWFQYFASTSNPQHLRPSSVSAIGHTYGEHRLTVDPANHQYDIDDFYSAVQAGNFPAVSFLKAPAYQDGHAGYSDPLDEQAFVTKVVNFLQQQPDWRDTAVIVAWDDSDGWYDHAYALPTSASFDSVADQLTGPGICGSGTGPDGLNGKPVNGRCGPGTRIPFVVISPWAKQNYVDHTLIDQSSVVRFIEDNWLDGKRIGGGSFDAKAGSIMGMFDFNRRHDEHRESKLYLDPASGLPVKTPPSI; encoded by the coding sequence ATGCTTTGGCGTCGGATTGCCTTTATTTCGCTCACGGCTGTCGCGCTTGCGACGACGGCTGCATGGAGCGCCAGCGAAGACCACGACGGGGACCAGCATGGCTCGCGTCGGGATGAAGTCCATACAGCGACACCCATTAAGCATCTGGTAGTGATCTACGGTGAGAACGTATCGTTCGATCACTACTTCGCGACCTACCCGCATGCGGCAAATCCGTCTGGCGAACCTGCGTTTTCGGCGCAAGCCGGCACGCCAGAGGTGAACGGGTTATCGGGCACGTTGTTGACGGCCAACCCGAACTCTACGAATTCTGCCAATGGCACGGGCGCGGCCAATCCGTTTCGTCTCGATCGCACGCAGGCGGCCACGGCCGACCAGAATCATGCGTACACAGCTGAGCAGCAGGCATACGACAACGGCCGTGCAGACCTCTTTCCGGAATTCACGGGCCGCGGCACCAGCGGCGGCGCTGGTGCGTTCGGCACGGCCGGCCAGGTGATGGGTTACTACGACGGCAATACGGTCACGGCGCTCTGGAACTATGCGCAGAACTTCGCGATGAGCGATAGCGCCTATACCTCGACCTATGGTCCGTCGACGCCAGGTGCCCTCGAAGTCGTCTCAGGACAGACCAACGGCATGAAAGTCGTCCTGACGTCGAAGCAGCCCTCGACGGCCGGCTCGTATTACGTCAACGACGGCCAAGGCGGATTCACGATGATCAACGACGTCGATCCTGCCTACGACCTGTGCTCGAGCACCACCGATACCGCGCAGATGACCGGCAAGAACATCGGCGACCTGCTCAACGCGCGCAACATTTCGTGGGGCGGCTTCATGGGGGGCTTCAATCTGTCGACCACGAACAGCAACGGAACGACAGCATGCAAACGCAGCACGACGTCACAAGTGGTCGGCGCCGCCACGGCCGACTACATTCCGCACCACAACTGGTTCCAGTACTTCGCATCGACGTCAAACCCGCAGCATCTGCGCCCCAGTTCGGTGTCGGCCATCGGGCATACCTACGGAGAACATCGCTTGACCGTCGATCCCGCGAATCACCAGTACGACATCGACGATTTCTATAGCGCCGTTCAAGCGGGTAATTTCCCTGCGGTGAGCTTCCTGAAGGCGCCTGCCTATCAGGACGGTCACGCCGGGTACTCGGATCCGCTTGACGAGCAGGCGTTCGTTACGAAGGTGGTCAACTTCCTGCAACAGCAACCGGATTGGCGCGACACGGCCGTTATCGTGGCATGGGATGACTCCGACGGCTGGTACGACCACGCCTACGCGCTGCCGACAAGCGCCTCGTTCGACTCGGTCGCGGATCAGTTGACCGGCCCAGGTATTTGCGGCTCAGGCACTGGACCCGACGGTTTGAATGGCAAACCTGTGAACGGCCGGTGCGGTCCGGGTACCCGCATCCCGTTTGTTGTGATTTCGCCATGGGCGAAACAGAACTACGTCGACCATACGCTGATCGATCAGTCGTCAGTAGTGCGCTTCATCGAGGACAACTGGCTTGATGGCAAGCGGATCGGCGGCGGCTCGTTCGACGCGAAGGCGGGCAGTATCATGGGTATGTTCGATTTCAACCGCCGCCACGATGAGCACCGTGAGAGCAAGCTCTACCTCGATCCAGCCTCTGGCTTGCCCGTCAAGACGCCTCCATCCATCTGA
- the glaH gene encoding glutarate dioxygenase GlaH, with the protein MSSVTALPMAAPVDSQQKFSIQRHPHHERLRHITVQRDALQTFFSSVKDIDLQNLEYVPFMRFMVADALERAVGNGFASALRQLVRDRSTGGFTLGVQDASADPRDFVRFGTAVGYLLGPANHDAMSGTYYARFLVKNTDDSDSYLRQAYRLFTLHTDGTFVDEPTEWLLMMKFAEENATGGESRFMHIDDWSERDTFLDDPLGTGPFLYKAPGSKNVDAQIERPVFFQSEYGLAMSFIDQFVQPRSSAEAVYLHNLSASMEASSATREVPLPVGDLVVLNNYFWLHGRAPFQKHPALHRELMRQRGVFAQ; encoded by the coding sequence ATGAGCTCCGTCACCGCATTGCCGATGGCTGCACCGGTCGATTCGCAACAGAAGTTTTCGATCCAGCGTCATCCGCATCACGAACGTCTGCGTCATATCACGGTGCAACGTGACGCGTTGCAGACATTCTTCTCTTCAGTCAAAGACATCGACCTCCAGAACCTCGAATACGTGCCGTTCATGCGCTTTATGGTTGCGGATGCGCTCGAGCGCGCAGTCGGCAACGGTTTCGCCTCCGCACTTCGGCAACTCGTGCGGGATCGATCCACCGGCGGATTCACGCTGGGCGTCCAGGACGCGAGCGCCGACCCTCGCGACTTCGTCCGTTTCGGAACGGCAGTCGGGTACCTGCTTGGACCGGCGAATCACGACGCAATGTCCGGCACGTATTACGCGCGCTTCCTCGTGAAGAACACGGACGACAGCGACTCCTACCTGCGTCAGGCATACCGCCTGTTCACGCTGCACACAGACGGAACCTTTGTCGACGAGCCGACCGAATGGCTGCTCATGATGAAGTTCGCGGAAGAGAACGCGACCGGAGGCGAGTCACGCTTCATGCATATCGACGACTGGAGCGAGCGCGACACGTTCCTCGACGATCCACTCGGCACCGGGCCATTTCTCTACAAGGCGCCCGGTTCTAAGAACGTCGACGCGCAGATCGAACGCCCCGTGTTTTTCCAGAGCGAGTATGGCCTGGCGATGTCGTTTATCGATCAGTTCGTACAGCCCCGTTCATCGGCCGAAGCGGTTTATCTGCATAACCTGTCGGCGTCGATGGAAGCGTCTTCCGCGACGCGCGAAGTACCGCTTCCCGTGGGCGACCTCGTGGTCCTCAACAACTATTTCTGGCTGCATGGCCGGGCGCCGTTCCAGAAGCATCCGGCGCTTCATCGTGAACTGATGCGCCAACGCGGAGTGTTCGCACAATGA
- a CDS encoding AraC family transcriptional regulator → MSTLVRAASLTNYSQVARASGLDPVRMLLDAGLSPCVLREPDLMIPVERVGQLLQASATLSGNESFGLCMAETRLLSNLGAVGLLIRDQATLRDSLDMLMRYQALLNGALSLAVEEYGELVIIREVVIAGSAHQPTRQRVELALGVMVQLIRQLLKTDWQPRRVCFEHPAPRDASTHQRFFGSCVEFDYDFNCIICSKDDLDARNPSADPAMARYAQQLLDASVMSQQATMLEDVRRTILLLLPSGRCGIEQVAGHLGVVCRTVQRRLAEQGQSFSSIVNDVRKELSTRHVIESDRPLTEVATLLGFSAPSAFSRWYHTQFGCSAKESRAMRGAVRGQTTDEAL, encoded by the coding sequence ATGTCGACACTTGTCCGCGCTGCGAGCTTAACCAACTACAGCCAGGTCGCTCGTGCATCCGGACTGGACCCGGTGCGGATGCTTCTTGACGCGGGGTTAAGCCCGTGCGTACTGCGCGAGCCGGACCTCATGATTCCGGTCGAGCGTGTCGGACAACTGCTCCAGGCGTCCGCCACCCTGTCAGGCAACGAGAGTTTCGGACTGTGCATGGCCGAGACGCGCCTCTTGTCCAACCTCGGGGCGGTAGGATTGCTGATCCGCGACCAGGCAACGCTGCGCGACTCGCTCGACATGCTGATGCGCTACCAGGCCTTGCTCAACGGGGCGCTGTCGCTGGCGGTCGAGGAATACGGCGAACTGGTCATCATTCGCGAGGTGGTCATTGCTGGCAGTGCGCATCAGCCCACGCGCCAAAGGGTTGAGCTGGCGCTAGGTGTGATGGTGCAGTTGATACGCCAGCTCCTCAAGACCGACTGGCAGCCGCGGCGGGTATGCTTCGAACATCCGGCGCCGCGCGACGCCAGTACACACCAACGGTTTTTTGGCAGTTGCGTCGAGTTCGACTATGACTTCAACTGCATTATCTGCTCGAAGGACGATCTCGACGCACGCAACCCGTCAGCCGATCCGGCCATGGCGCGCTACGCGCAGCAGTTGTTAGACGCGTCTGTCATGTCGCAGCAAGCGACCATGCTTGAGGACGTGCGGCGCACAATCCTGCTGCTGTTACCCAGTGGACGCTGCGGCATCGAACAGGTGGCCGGGCACCTCGGCGTGGTGTGCCGCACGGTCCAGCGCCGGCTGGCGGAACAGGGGCAGAGCTTCTCGTCGATCGTCAACGACGTCCGCAAGGAACTGAGCACGCGTCACGTCATCGAGAGCGATCGTCCCTTGACCGAGGTGGCGACTCTGCTCGGTTTTTCCGCTCCGAGCGCATTTTCCCGCTGGTATCACACGCAATTCGGTTGCAGCGCCAAAGAGAGCCGGGCGATGCGCGGCGCAGTGCGCGGACAGACGACAGACGAGGCTCTCTAA
- a CDS encoding MFS transporter → MNAIPDGAAAGNNDDYLTSRRQAWFAFALTFALMMFDFIDRQVIVSLFPHIKSEWHLSDKQLGSLVSIISIVVGAGGLPVALVADRMGRVKSIVVMAIAWSLATISCMFTANYSQLFVARAMVGVGETGYGSVGAALISTLFPKRLRSAVLGAFFAAPSLGSVLGVVLGGMIAARWGWKAAFGVVGVPGLVLALLYLLVRDYKTVALTPGSNQVTQSLGGTLKHIFGTLARTRTLLWLCAGAAAELITVSAIWSWLPSYLNRFHGMAPEAAGKAAAAVVLVGAFSCTFWGIVVGRLAVRTPRNKLPALSVLCLITSVIFMVAFGGTYTSDTQFKLILLGAFFMNCTVGVVAGVAMDVIHPGVRSTGAAVLSLFQNVFGLAVGPFLAGVLSDQWGLQHALTFIPLCSVLAAVFFVVAMRSYDADATRISGVKLDVAPALAGTLSTGTAV, encoded by the coding sequence ATGAACGCGATACCCGATGGCGCGGCGGCCGGCAACAACGACGACTACCTGACGAGCAGGCGGCAAGCCTGGTTTGCATTCGCGCTGACCTTCGCACTCATGATGTTCGATTTTATCGACCGACAGGTGATCGTTTCGCTATTTCCTCACATCAAGAGCGAATGGCATCTGAGTGACAAACAGTTGGGTTCCCTGGTTTCCATCATCTCCATCGTGGTGGGGGCGGGCGGATTGCCGGTAGCGCTGGTGGCCGACCGCATGGGCCGTGTGAAGAGCATCGTCGTGATGGCTATCGCATGGAGCCTCGCCACTATCTCGTGCATGTTCACCGCCAATTACAGTCAATTGTTTGTGGCGCGTGCGATGGTGGGGGTGGGCGAAACCGGCTACGGTTCAGTGGGAGCAGCCCTGATCTCCACACTGTTTCCCAAGCGCTTGCGCAGCGCCGTGCTCGGCGCCTTCTTCGCTGCTCCATCGCTCGGTTCAGTGCTGGGCGTGGTGTTGGGGGGCATGATCGCGGCCAGGTGGGGCTGGAAGGCCGCCTTTGGCGTGGTCGGTGTACCCGGGCTCGTGCTGGCCCTGCTTTATCTGCTCGTGCGCGACTACAAGACGGTGGCGCTAACGCCAGGCTCGAATCAGGTAACCCAGTCTCTGGGTGGGACGCTCAAGCACATCTTTGGCACGCTGGCACGCACGCGCACGCTGTTGTGGCTCTGTGCCGGAGCGGCGGCAGAACTGATTACGGTGTCGGCCATCTGGTCGTGGCTGCCCAGCTACCTAAACCGTTTCCACGGCATGGCCCCGGAGGCTGCAGGCAAGGCGGCTGCGGCGGTGGTCCTGGTCGGCGCCTTTAGCTGCACGTTCTGGGGCATTGTGGTGGGACGCCTGGCCGTTCGCACACCGCGCAACAAGCTGCCCGCGCTGTCCGTACTGTGCCTGATCACATCGGTGATCTTCATGGTGGCGTTTGGCGGCACCTACACGAGCGATACACAGTTCAAGCTGATCCTTCTTGGCGCTTTTTTCATGAACTGCACCGTCGGTGTGGTTGCCGGCGTTGCCATGGACGTCATTCACCCAGGTGTGCGCTCTACCGGCGCGGCCGTCCTTTCCCTGTTTCAAAACGTGTTTGGCCTGGCCGTGGGTCCGTTTCTGGCGGGTGTCCTGTCCGACCAATGGGGTTTGCAGCACGCGCTGACCTTCATTCCTCTGTGCAGCGTATTAGCCGCGGTGTTTTTTGTCGTCGCAATGCGCAGTTACGACGCGGACGCCACCAGGATCTCCGGTGTGAAGCTGGATGTGGCGCCAGCCCTCGCCGGCACCCTGAGCACCGGCACTGCGGTCTGA
- a CDS encoding LysR substrate-binding domain-containing protein, which translates to MIDSRQLKLFVALAEDLHFAHTADRLDIAQSALSQQIKRLETDLGVRLLNRNKRAAITLTDAGDVFLVEAKAALRQLERADRIGRLAARGEAGQVALGYIGSAVTTGLLPDTLRAFRVASPDVRMHVVAMETPTQLERLSDGTIDVGFIRPRPHYPDGVTAKVVQRERLLIALPADSPLVRVKAVKASELRGVSFIAPQFNEAAGFAEDLARLGRVGGFDAQPEYRVNDFMTAVSMASAGYGVALVPQSIQGFAQPGVVFKPLSDFEDQVEIAVAYRVREHSPCVLRFIDTALSYGGVMKRQGTRRTTR; encoded by the coding sequence ATGATCGATAGCCGGCAACTCAAACTGTTCGTCGCATTGGCCGAAGACTTGCACTTCGCTCACACAGCCGACCGGCTCGACATCGCACAATCGGCGCTCAGCCAGCAGATCAAGCGGCTCGAAACCGATCTCGGCGTGCGGTTGCTCAACCGCAACAAACGTGCGGCTATCACGCTGACCGATGCAGGGGACGTTTTTCTGGTCGAAGCCAAGGCCGCACTGCGGCAACTGGAACGCGCCGATCGCATCGGGCGTCTGGCGGCAAGAGGAGAAGCGGGTCAGGTTGCGCTCGGCTATATCGGCTCGGCCGTTACAACCGGGCTGCTGCCCGATACGCTTAGGGCGTTCAGGGTGGCGAGCCCGGACGTCCGCATGCACGTCGTGGCGATGGAAACACCGACGCAACTGGAGCGATTGTCTGACGGGACTATCGATGTCGGTTTCATTCGGCCCCGCCCGCATTATCCCGATGGGGTCACGGCCAAAGTCGTTCAGCGCGAACGCTTGCTGATTGCTCTGCCGGCGGACAGCCCACTTGTGCGCGTGAAAGCCGTGAAGGCTTCCGAATTGCGGGGGGTGTCATTCATTGCGCCGCAGTTTAACGAGGCGGCGGGCTTCGCGGAAGATCTCGCCAGACTTGGCCGCGTCGGTGGGTTCGATGCGCAACCCGAGTATCGGGTCAACGATTTCATGACTGCGGTCAGCATGGCGTCGGCGGGCTATGGGGTAGCCCTCGTGCCTCAATCCATCCAGGGATTTGCTCAACCCGGCGTGGTGTTCAAACCTTTAAGCGACTTCGAAGACCAGGTCGAAATCGCGGTGGCGTATCGAGTTCGCGAGCATTCGCCGTGCGTTCTGAGGTTCATCGATACAGCGCTGTCATACGGCGGCGTCATGAAGCGCCAGGGGACGCGCCGCACGACGCGTTAG
- a CDS encoding Xaa-Pro peptidase family protein codes for MTNGVGGSDQETALARLLPCASEVEEISAVEHQTRISKLQSNMTDAGVDAVYVNAGTNLLYFTGIEWHPSERLLGAIIPAKGSLIYIAPWFEERTLRDRMKVESDVMCWHEDESAYAAFYKALLAIGIAPVHGSHAKIAICGTASTSVYFGLKEHSENYELVCADALIRSLRKNKSRTEIAIMQAAKDMTLQVQQAAASILREGISTVEVCDFIDRAHRKVGAAGSHFCIVLFGEATSYPHGVKEPQVLKRNDVVLIDTGCKYRNYVSDITRTYVFGDANDRQRFVWNAEKAAQAAAFDAAQLGVSCAEVDRAARRCLETYGFGPGYHLPGLPHRTGHGIGLDLHEAPYLVGNDETPLEVGMCFSNEPMICIPGEFGVRHEDHFYMTEEGPRWFTQPAYSIDDPFRAA; via the coding sequence ATGACAAACGGCGTAGGTGGTAGTGATCAGGAAACGGCATTGGCGCGACTCTTGCCATGCGCGAGCGAGGTTGAGGAAATCAGTGCGGTTGAGCACCAGACGCGGATAAGTAAATTGCAGAGCAATATGACGGATGCTGGCGTCGATGCGGTTTACGTCAACGCGGGAACGAATCTGCTTTATTTCACTGGAATTGAATGGCACCCCAGTGAAAGGCTGCTTGGTGCGATCATCCCTGCGAAGGGGAGCTTGATCTACATCGCTCCGTGGTTCGAGGAAAGAACATTGCGCGATCGCATGAAGGTCGAAAGCGACGTCATGTGCTGGCACGAAGACGAAAGTGCGTATGCGGCATTTTATAAAGCCTTGCTTGCAATCGGCATCGCGCCAGTTCACGGAAGTCACGCGAAAATTGCTATCTGTGGAACCGCCTCCACATCGGTCTATTTTGGATTGAAGGAACACTCGGAGAATTATGAATTAGTCTGTGCCGACGCTTTGATCAGGTCTTTGAGAAAGAACAAATCGCGCACGGAGATTGCAATCATGCAGGCCGCTAAGGACATGACTTTGCAGGTTCAGCAGGCGGCGGCAAGCATTTTGCGCGAGGGAATTAGCACGGTGGAGGTTTGTGATTTCATCGACCGTGCGCATCGGAAAGTGGGTGCAGCAGGATCGCATTTCTGCATCGTTCTGTTTGGGGAGGCCACATCGTATCCACATGGAGTCAAAGAGCCGCAAGTTCTCAAACGCAATGACGTGGTCCTGATCGACACCGGCTGCAAGTACAGGAACTATGTTTCGGATATCACGCGCACCTACGTTTTCGGTGATGCAAACGATCGGCAGCGATTTGTGTGGAACGCAGAAAAGGCAGCACAAGCCGCTGCTTTTGATGCAGCCCAGTTGGGTGTTTCATGTGCAGAGGTCGATCGCGCGGCGAGACGTTGCCTGGAAACCTATGGGTTCGGCCCAGGCTATCATCTGCCGGGTCTGCCGCATCGGACTGGCCACGGCATTGGTCTCGACTTGCACGAGGCGCCGTATCTGGTGGGCAACGATGAAACGCCGCTGGAAGTTGGCATGTGTTTTAGCAATGAACCCATGATCTGCATTCCCGGCGAATTTGGAGTGCGGCACGAAGATCACTTCTACATGACCGAGGAGGGGCCGAGGTGGTTTACCCAACCGGCATATTCCATCGACGATCCTTTTCGCGCTGCGTAG